From Streptomyces qinzhouensis, one genomic window encodes:
- a CDS encoding sensor histidine kinase, whose amino-acid sequence MAVGTSRLAETQGAPPRAPTDPEALMIDPDDLPDGLVVADENGRVICFNAAAVRITATARADAVGLPLERALPLEDIKGRRWWALTDPYGGLATRVGQPERNLLLPGGREVLVSARYVREYPTGPLRRLVVSLRGTEARRRTERSHAELIATVAHELRSPLTSVKGFTATLLAKWERFTDDQKRLMLETVDADANRVTRLIAELLDISRIDSGRLEVRRQPVDIAAAVGRHVQAHIASGRSPDRFVVRIHPGLPALWADPDKVDQVLGNLLENAVRHGEGTVTIDVAPTAAPRDDEEGTAVTVSDQGPGIPEESMARVFTRFWRGSKRGGTGLGLYIVKGIVEAHSGTITVGRGPAGGAEFRFTLPVGLPAHLS is encoded by the coding sequence ATGGCGGTCGGCACGAGCAGGCTCGCGGAGACACAGGGCGCCCCGCCGCGCGCGCCCACCGATCCCGAGGCGCTGATGATCGACCCCGACGACCTCCCCGACGGACTCGTCGTCGCCGACGAGAACGGCCGGGTGATCTGCTTCAACGCCGCGGCCGTCCGGATCACCGCCACCGCCCGCGCCGACGCCGTCGGACTGCCCCTGGAGCGGGCCCTGCCGCTGGAGGACATCAAGGGCCGCCGCTGGTGGGCGCTGACCGACCCCTACGGCGGACTCGCCACCCGGGTCGGCCAGCCCGAGCGGAATCTGCTGCTCCCCGGCGGGCGCGAGGTCCTCGTCTCCGCCCGTTACGTCCGTGAGTACCCCACCGGACCACTGCGCCGCCTCGTCGTCAGCCTCCGCGGCACCGAGGCCCGCCGGCGCACCGAGCGCAGCCACGCCGAGCTGATCGCCACCGTCGCCCATGAGCTCCGCTCCCCGCTGACCTCGGTGAAGGGCTTCACCGCCACCCTGCTCGCCAAATGGGAGCGGTTCACCGACGACCAGAAGCGGCTGATGCTGGAGACCGTCGACGCCGACGCCAACCGGGTCACCCGGCTGATCGCCGAACTCCTCGACATCTCCCGGATCGACTCCGGACGGCTGGAGGTCCGCCGCCAGCCCGTGGACATCGCCGCGGCCGTCGGCCGCCATGTCCAGGCCCATATAGCCAGCGGGCGCAGCCCCGACCGGTTCGTCGTCCGGATCCACCCGGGACTGCCCGCCCTCTGGGCCGACCCCGACAAGGTCGACCAGGTCCTCGGCAACCTCCTGGAAAACGCGGTGCGCCACGGCGAGGGAACCGTCACCATTGACGTGGCGCCGACCGCGGCGCCCCGCGACGACGAGGAAGGCACGGCCGTCACCGTGAGCGACCAGGGCCCCGGCATTCCCGAGGAGTCGATGGCCCGGGTCTTCACCCGTTTCTGGCGGGGCAGCAAACGCGGCGGCACCGGTCTCGGCCTCTATATCGTCAAGGGCATCGTCGAGGCCCACAGCGGCACCATCACCGTCGGCCGGGGTCCGGCCGGCGGCGCCGAGTTCCGATTTACCCTGCCCGTCGGCCTGCCCGCTCATCTGAGCTGA
- the rplT gene encoding 50S ribosomal protein L20, producing MARVKRAVNAHKKRRAILEQASGYRGQRSRLYRKAKEQVTHSLVYNYNDRKKRKGDFRQLWIQRINAAARQNGMTYNRLIQGLKAANIEVDRKILAELAVNDANAFAALVEVAQKALPADVNAPKAAA from the coding sequence GTGGCACGCGTCAAGCGGGCAGTCAACGCCCACAAGAAGCGCCGGGCGATCCTCGAGCAGGCCAGCGGTTACCGCGGTCAGCGCTCGCGCCTGTACCGCAAGGCCAAGGAGCAGGTCACCCACTCCCTGGTCTACAACTACAACGACCGGAAGAAGCGCAAGGGCGACTTCCGTCAGCTCTGGATCCAGCGCATCAACGCCGCTGCCCGTCAGAACGGTATGACCTACAACCGTCTGATCCAGGGTCTGAAGGCCGCCAACATCGAGGTGGACCGCAAGATCCTGGCCGAGCTGGCCGTCAACGACGCCAACGCGTTCGCCGCGCTGGTCGAGGTCGCTCAGAAGGCGCTCCCCGCCGATGTGAACGCGCCGAAGGCCGCCGCCTGA
- a CDS encoding PP2C family protein-serine/threonine phosphatase has protein sequence MIRSSSARPSPVAHRAGRPRTHAQAGARARPGAVRPLRRLLPFGLPVACAAAALIGRVVMPHDHPESLGERIVAALVLLIVGTGVVIAARCRLRRELRRARAVADATQSVLLRPPPARLEGLSLASGQLSASRGATVGGDLYEVAATPYGVRAVIGDVRGHGLPAIGAVAAVLGSFREAAHDEPDLGDLLRRLDRAVQRHLRERARDEHPAARGTDPESPSAEEFVTLLLLEIDQDCGVRALNCGHPWPYRLGPGGARPLAAAEPLPPLGPFPLPAVLDPYIGDPLLPGEALLLHTDGAVEARDARGRFFGLRPALERIAAGPPAPPEAVIATLRAALLRHTGGRPGDDVALLLLRNDRHDRHDRVTGERKGAGGDRTGDPADTSTLDAPTAVPSAPVRH, from the coding sequence ATGATCCGTAGCAGTTCTGCACGTCCCTCTCCGGTGGCACACCGGGCCGGACGGCCGCGCACCCACGCCCAGGCCGGAGCCCGGGCCCGCCCCGGCGCGGTACGGCCGCTGCGCAGACTGCTGCCGTTCGGTCTGCCCGTCGCCTGCGCCGCCGCCGCGCTCATCGGGCGGGTGGTGATGCCCCACGACCATCCCGAGAGCCTGGGCGAGCGGATCGTCGCGGCGCTGGTCCTGCTCATCGTCGGCACCGGAGTCGTCATCGCCGCCCGCTGCCGGCTCCGCCGCGAACTGCGCCGGGCGCGCGCCGTGGCGGACGCCACCCAGAGCGTGCTGCTGCGTCCGCCGCCCGCCCGCCTCGAAGGGCTCTCCCTCGCCTCGGGGCAACTCTCCGCGAGCCGGGGCGCGACCGTCGGCGGCGATCTGTACGAGGTCGCGGCCACGCCGTACGGGGTGCGTGCCGTGATCGGGGACGTACGCGGCCACGGGCTGCCCGCGATAGGGGCGGTCGCCGCGGTCCTCGGCAGCTTCCGCGAGGCCGCGCACGACGAACCCGACCTCGGGGACCTCCTGCGGCGGCTCGACCGCGCCGTCCAGCGCCATCTGCGCGAACGCGCCCGCGACGAGCACCCGGCCGCCCGCGGCACCGACCCGGAGAGTCCGTCGGCCGAGGAGTTCGTCACCCTGCTCCTGCTGGAGATCGACCAGGACTGCGGCGTACGGGCCCTGAACTGCGGCCATCCCTGGCCCTACCGGCTCGGCCCCGGCGGTGCCCGGCCGCTCGCCGCCGCCGAACCACTGCCCCCGCTCGGACCGTTCCCCCTCCCCGCCGTACTCGACCCGTACATCGGGGATCCCCTGCTGCCGGGCGAGGCTCTGCTGCTCCATACCGACGGGGCGGTGGAGGCGCGGGACGCCCGGGGCAGGTTCTTCGGTCTCCGACCCGCTCTGGAACGCATCGCGGCCGGCCCGCCCGCACCGCCCGAGGCCGTGATCGCCACACTGCGGGCGGCGCTGCTGCGGCACACCGGCGGCCGCCCCGGCGACGACGTCGCCCTGCTGCTGCTCCGCAACGACCGCCACGACCGCCACGACCGGGTCACGGGCGAGCGGAAGGGGGCGGGAGGCGACCGTACCGGCGATCCGGCGGACACCTCGACGCTCGACGCGCCCACCGCCGTACCGAGCGCACCTGTCCGGCACTGA
- the rpmI gene encoding 50S ribosomal protein L35, with protein MPKNKTHSGSKKRFKITGSGKVLRERAGKRHLLEHKPSTLTRRLTGNAEMAPGDAKKIKKLLGK; from the coding sequence ATGCCGAAGAACAAGACGCACAGCGGTTCCAAGAAGCGCTTCAAGATCACCGGCTCCGGCAAGGTGCTCCGTGAGCGTGCCGGCAAGCGCCACCTGCTCGAGCACAAGCCGTCCACGCTGACGCGTCGCCTCACCGGCAACGCGGAGATGGCCCCCGGCGACGCCAAGAAGATCAAGAAGCTTCTCGGCAAGTGA
- a CDS encoding NUDIX hydrolase, whose protein sequence is MQWTNLNEQTVYENRWFRVNLADVRLPDGRHLDHFLIRLRAVAVATAVNEDNEVLMLWRHRFITDSWGWELAAGVVEDGEEIESAAAREMEEETGWRPGPLRHLLTVEPANGLIDARHHLYWAEGATYIGHPEDDFESSRREWVPLKLIPELIARGQVPAANMAAGLLMLHHMRLG, encoded by the coding sequence GTGCAGTGGACAAACCTCAATGAGCAAACTGTGTATGAAAACCGCTGGTTCAGGGTGAATCTGGCGGATGTCCGGCTACCGGACGGCCGGCATCTGGACCACTTCCTCATCCGGCTCCGCGCCGTCGCCGTGGCGACGGCCGTCAACGAGGACAACGAGGTCCTCATGCTCTGGCGACACCGGTTCATCACGGACAGCTGGGGCTGGGAGCTGGCGGCGGGTGTGGTCGAGGACGGCGAGGAGATCGAGTCCGCGGCGGCCCGGGAGATGGAGGAGGAGACCGGCTGGCGGCCGGGCCCCCTGCGCCATCTGCTCACCGTCGAGCCCGCCAATGGGCTCATCGACGCCCGGCACCATCTGTACTGGGCGGAGGGCGCGACCTATATCGGCCACCCCGAGGACGACTTCGAGTCCTCACGCCGTGAATGGGTTCCGCTGAAACTGATCCCCGAGCTCATCGCCCGGGGCCAGGTCCCGGCCGCCAATATGGCGGCCGGGCTGCTGATGCTGCATCACATGCGGCTGGGCTGA
- a CDS encoding transcriptional regulator: MQPNTLLDALIDEAGFSHAGLAARVNRAGRARGLGLRYEHTAVARWLKGQRPRGQVPDLICEVLAERLRRPLTLGDIGLGVDGAQLTLPGTPLAGFVDRATALWRSDEQQRRHVIEAPAVTGTPAVMPVWEWENPPEDADVSRSGVTRVSMADVTMLRAARAHYELMYRRAGGVATRTRIVGFLNAETAPLLRGSYNDALGRQLHRATGGLVAVAGICAYDSDAHGLAQRYFHQALRLAKASGDQGLGAYVIALLVNQSLFLSEHRQAVAFAEAALRTAGGRITPALAADLYAMQAKAYAQLGDHASALRCIGRAESEAERIHFGDEPDETGYVQPGLVNVQAAEALLSLGDLAGAREHAAAAAGTPAHDRGRVHRLAMLCEIELCQGEPDRAAATAVEMTERVRGMESRRLRDRLRTVREHLLASGSANARQAAGFIDEALRVPL; encoded by the coding sequence ATGCAGCCGAACACCCTGCTCGACGCCCTCATCGACGAGGCGGGCTTCTCCCACGCGGGCCTCGCCGCCCGGGTCAACCGGGCAGGCCGGGCCAGGGGACTCGGCCTGCGCTACGAGCACACCGCCGTCGCCCGCTGGCTCAAGGGCCAGCGCCCGCGCGGCCAAGTGCCCGATCTGATCTGCGAGGTGCTCGCCGAGCGGCTGCGCCGTCCGCTGACCCTCGGCGATATCGGCCTGGGCGTGGACGGCGCCCAGCTGACCCTGCCCGGTACCCCGCTGGCCGGCTTCGTGGACCGGGCCACCGCGCTCTGGCGCTCCGACGAACAGCAGCGCCGACATGTCATCGAGGCCCCCGCGGTCACCGGCACCCCCGCCGTGATGCCGGTCTGGGAGTGGGAGAACCCCCCGGAGGACGCGGACGTCTCCCGCTCCGGCGTCACCCGGGTCTCCATGGCGGACGTCACCATGCTGCGGGCGGCCAGGGCGCACTACGAGCTGATGTACCGCAGGGCGGGCGGGGTGGCGACCCGTACCCGCATCGTCGGTTTTCTCAACGCCGAGACCGCGCCGCTGCTGCGCGGCTCGTACAACGACGCGCTCGGACGGCAGTTGCACCGGGCGACCGGCGGGCTCGTCGCCGTCGCCGGGATCTGCGCCTACGACTCCGATGCGCACGGACTGGCCCAGCGCTACTTCCACCAGGCGCTGCGGCTCGCCAAGGCCAGCGGTGACCAGGGCCTCGGCGCCTATGTGATCGCCCTGCTGGTCAATCAGTCGCTGTTCCTCTCCGAGCACCGGCAGGCCGTCGCCTTCGCGGAGGCCGCCCTGCGCACGGCGGGCGGCCGGATCACTCCGGCGCTCGCCGCCGATCTGTACGCGATGCAGGCGAAGGCCTACGCCCAGCTCGGCGACCACGCGTCGGCGCTGCGCTGTATCGGGCGGGCCGAGAGCGAGGCCGAGCGGATCCACTTCGGGGACGAGCCGGACGAGACCGGCTATGTCCAGCCGGGCCTGGTCAATGTGCAGGCGGCGGAGGCGCTGCTCAGCCTGGGCGATCTGGCCGGGGCCCGGGAGCATGCCGCGGCCGCGGCCGGGACACCGGCCCACGACCGGGGCCGGGTGCACCGGCTGGCGATGCTCTGCGAGATCGAACTCTGCCAGGGCGAGCCGGACCGGGCCGCGGCGACCGCCGTCGAAATGACGGAACGGGTCCGGGGCATGGAATCCCGGCGGCTGCGCGACCGGCTCCGTACGGTCCGGGAACATCTGCTGGCGAGCGGCAGCGCGAACGCGCGGCAGGCGGCGGGGTTCATCGACGAGGCGCTGCGGGTCCCGCTGTGA
- a CDS encoding TrmH family RNA methyltransferase: MAAPELISPRSPRVGAARRLARRNFRGKERLFLAEGPQAVREATGHRTPAGEPTLTELFATPEAAERYPDIVGAARTAGVPFHLADETVIAEISTTVTPQGLVGVCRFVDSPFEDIVAARPRLVAVLAHVRDPGNAGTVLRCADAAGADAVVLTDASVDLYNPKAVRASVGSHFHLPVAVGVPVERAVRELRGAGVRVVAADGAGDDLDTELDAGTMGGPTAWVFGNEAWGLPEETRALADAVIRVPIHGKAESLNLATAAAVCLYASARAQRTGV; this comes from the coding sequence ATGGCCGCCCCCGAGTTGATCTCCCCGCGCTCCCCGCGCGTCGGCGCCGCCCGGCGGCTGGCGAGGCGGAACTTCCGCGGCAAGGAGCGGTTGTTCCTGGCCGAGGGGCCGCAGGCGGTACGGGAGGCCACCGGCCACCGGACACCCGCCGGGGAGCCCACGCTCACCGAGCTGTTCGCCACGCCCGAGGCCGCCGAACGGTATCCGGACATCGTGGGCGCGGCCCGTACCGCCGGGGTCCCGTTCCATCTCGCCGACGAGACGGTGATCGCGGAGATCTCCACCACCGTGACCCCGCAGGGACTGGTCGGCGTCTGCCGGTTCGTCGACTCCCCGTTCGAGGACATCGTCGCGGCCCGGCCCCGGCTGGTCGCCGTCCTCGCCCATGTCCGCGACCCCGGCAACGCGGGCACCGTACTGCGCTGTGCCGACGCCGCCGGAGCCGACGCCGTCGTCCTCACCGACGCCTCCGTCGACCTGTACAACCCCAAGGCCGTCCGGGCCTCGGTCGGCTCCCACTTCCATCTCCCGGTCGCCGTCGGCGTCCCGGTGGAACGGGCCGTACGGGAGCTGCGGGGCGCCGGAGTGCGCGTGGTGGCGGCCGACGGCGCCGGGGACGACCTGGACACCGAACTGGACGCCGGAACCATGGGCGGCCCCACCGCCTGGGTCTTCGGCAACGAGGCCTGGGGCCTGCCCGAGGAGACCCGGGCGCTCGCGGACGCCGTGATCAGGGTCCCGATCCACGGAAAGGCGGAGAGCCTGAACCTGGCGACCGCCGCGGCCGTATGTCTCTATGCCTCGGCGCGCGCCCAGCGCACCGGGGTATGA
- the pheT gene encoding phenylalanine--tRNA ligase subunit beta translates to MRVPLSWLREYVDLPATETGRDVQQKLIAAGLEVESVEQLGAGLTGPLVVGRVLSIEELTEFKKPIRHCLVDVGQANGTGEPQEIVCGARNFAVGDKVVVVLPGAELPGGFKIAERKTYGRMSRGMICSSDELGMGADTSGGIIVLPPEHVAGTDAIALLELRDEVLSIAVTPDRGYALSLRGVAREAATAYGLPLRDPALLDVPGPHAHGYPVQVADPVGCDRFTARTVTGVDPEARSPIWLRRRLQKAGMRPISLAVDITNYVMLELGQPLHAYDRTLIDGPIGVRRAEPGEKITTLDGTRRILDAEDLVITDSRGPIGLAGVMGGAHTEIADAVADPETGQVRGTTDIVVEAAHFDPVAIARTARRHKLSSEASRRFERGVDPLAAAAAAQRTVDLLVLLAGGTAEPGVTEVITPSAPRTVTMRADHPDRVAGVVYGRELVVRRLQDVGCDVYGQDELIVTVPSWRPDLTAPNDLAEEVMRLEGYENLPATLPRPSSGRGLNDRQRLHRRVGRALAGSGYTEAPNYPFVGPGVFDKLDLAADDPARRVVTLANPLSDEEPALRTTLLPGLLGALRRNDGRGSHDLALFETGLVFHPTAEPRRAAALPVDRRPTDAELAGLDAALPEQPRHAAVVLAGAREQAGWWGKGRPADWADAVEAARTVAREAGAELAVEQAQYGPWHPGRCAELFVVVDGVKTSAGHAGELHPRVVKAFGVPARTSAMELDLDLVQRAGEGAVTAPRISSFPVATQDVALVVDADVPAAFVEHALAVGAGELLESIRLFDVFTGEQIGEGKKSLAYALRFRAPDRTLTVEEATAARDAAVAAAAQAAGAVLRGV, encoded by the coding sequence ATGCGGGTCCCGCTTTCCTGGCTGCGGGAGTACGTCGACCTGCCGGCGACCGAGACCGGCCGTGACGTACAGCAGAAGCTGATCGCCGCCGGTCTGGAGGTCGAGTCCGTCGAACAGCTCGGCGCCGGGCTGACCGGCCCCCTGGTCGTCGGCCGGGTGCTCTCCATCGAGGAGCTCACCGAGTTCAAGAAGCCGATCCGGCACTGCCTGGTCGACGTCGGACAGGCCAACGGCACCGGCGAACCGCAGGAGATCGTCTGCGGCGCCCGTAACTTCGCCGTCGGCGACAAGGTCGTCGTGGTCCTCCCCGGCGCCGAGCTGCCCGGCGGCTTCAAGATCGCCGAGCGTAAGACGTACGGCCGGATGTCCCGCGGCATGATCTGCTCCTCCGACGAGCTGGGCATGGGCGCCGACACCTCCGGCGGCATCATCGTGCTCCCGCCGGAGCACGTGGCCGGCACCGACGCGATCGCCCTGCTGGAGCTGCGCGACGAGGTCCTCTCCATCGCCGTCACCCCCGACCGCGGCTATGCCCTGTCGCTGCGCGGGGTCGCCCGCGAGGCGGCCACCGCGTACGGGCTGCCGCTGCGCGATCCGGCGCTGCTCGACGTCCCCGGGCCCCATGCCCACGGCTACCCGGTCCAGGTCGCCGACCCGGTCGGCTGCGACCGCTTCACCGCGCGCACCGTCACCGGCGTCGACCCGGAGGCACGCTCCCCGATCTGGCTCCGCCGCCGCCTCCAGAAGGCCGGTATGCGGCCGATCTCGCTGGCCGTCGACATCACCAACTACGTGATGCTGGAGCTGGGCCAGCCGCTGCACGCCTACGACCGGACCCTGATCGACGGGCCCATCGGGGTGCGCCGGGCCGAGCCCGGTGAGAAGATCACCACCCTCGACGGCACCCGCCGGATCCTCGATGCCGAGGATCTGGTGATCACCGACAGCCGCGGCCCGATCGGGCTCGCGGGTGTCATGGGCGGCGCGCACACCGAGATCGCCGACGCGGTCGCCGACCCCGAGACCGGCCAGGTCCGCGGCACCACCGACATCGTCGTCGAGGCCGCCCACTTCGACCCGGTCGCCATCGCCAGGACGGCCCGCCGCCACAAGCTGTCCTCGGAGGCCTCCCGCCGCTTCGAGCGTGGTGTCGATCCGCTGGCCGCGGCGGCCGCCGCCCAGCGGACCGTCGATCTGCTGGTGCTCCTCGCCGGGGGTACCGCGGAGCCGGGCGTCACCGAGGTCATCACGCCCTCCGCGCCCCGCACGGTGACCATGCGCGCCGACCACCCCGACCGGGTCGCCGGTGTGGTGTACGGGCGGGAGCTCGTCGTCCGCCGTCTCCAGGACGTGGGCTGCGACGTCTACGGACAGGACGAGCTGATCGTCACCGTCCCGTCGTGGCGCCCCGACCTCACCGCGCCCAACGACCTCGCCGAGGAGGTCATGCGGCTCGAGGGGTACGAGAACCTCCCCGCCACGCTGCCCCGGCCGTCCTCCGGCCGGGGGCTGAACGACCGGCAGCGGCTGCACCGCCGCGTCGGCCGGGCGCTCGCCGGGTCCGGCTACACCGAGGCGCCGAACTACCCCTTCGTCGGCCCGGGGGTCTTCGACAAGCTGGACCTGGCCGCCGACGACCCGGCCCGCCGCGTCGTCACCCTGGCCAACCCGCTCTCCGACGAGGAGCCCGCGCTCCGGACCACGCTGCTGCCCGGACTCCTCGGAGCCCTGCGCCGCAACGACGGCCGCGGCAGCCACGATCTGGCCCTCTTCGAGACCGGTCTGGTCTTCCACCCCACGGCCGAGCCCCGGCGGGCCGCCGCGCTCCCCGTCGACCGGCGTCCCACGGACGCCGAGCTGGCGGGACTGGACGCGGCCCTGCCCGAGCAGCCCCGGCACGCCGCCGTGGTGCTGGCCGGCGCCCGTGAGCAGGCCGGCTGGTGGGGCAAGGGGCGTCCGGCGGACTGGGCGGACGCCGTCGAGGCGGCCCGTACCGTCGCCCGTGAGGCCGGTGCCGAACTCGCCGTCGAGCAGGCACAGTACGGCCCCTGGCATCCGGGCCGGTGCGCGGAGCTGTTCGTCGTCGTCGACGGGGTGAAGACCTCCGCCGGCCACGCGGGTGAACTCCACCCGCGCGTGGTGAAGGCCTTCGGGGTGCCCGCCCGTACCTCCGCCATGGAACTCGATCTGGACCTGGTGCAGCGGGCGGGCGAGGGCGCGGTCACCGCGCCGCGGATCTCCTCGTTCCCCGTCGCCACCCAGGACGTGGCCCTGGTGGTCGACGCGGACGTCCCCGCCGCCTTCGTCGAGCACGCGCTCGCCGTGGGCGCCGGTGAGCTGCTGGAGTCCATCCGGCTGTTCGACGTCTTCACCGGTGAGCAGATCGGCGAGGGCAAGAAGTCGCTGGCGTACGCGCTGCGCTTCCGTGCCCCCGACCGGACGCTGACCGTCGAGGAGGCCACGGCCGCCCGTGACGCGGCGGTCGCCGCCGCGGCACAGGCCGCGGGCGCGGTCCTGCGCGGCGTCTGA
- the pheS gene encoding phenylalanine--tRNA ligase subunit alpha, translating to MSAPNKSYDPVEVEALKPEEIERMRDEAIAAFAAAGDLEALAHAKVAHTGGTSPLALANREIGALPPQAKAEAGKRVGQARGAVNKALTARQAELEAERDTRVLVEEAVDVTLPYDRVPAGARHPVTTLSERIEDIFVAMGYEVAEGPEAEAEWFNFDALNIGPDHPARGEADTFFVTGDGDGEGSGVVLRTHTSPVQIRSLLGRELPVYVICPGRVYRTDELDATHTPVFHQVELLAVDEGLTMADLKGTLDHMVQELFGGEGMKTRLRPNFFPFTEPSAEMDMVCYVCRGESVGNPDRPCRTCSSEGWIELGGCGMVNPKVLVACGVDPEKYSGFAFGFGIERMLMFRHNVEDMRDMVEGDIRFTRPFGMEI from the coding sequence ATGTCGGCACCCAACAAGTCGTACGACCCTGTCGAGGTCGAGGCACTGAAACCGGAAGAAATCGAGCGCATGCGCGACGAGGCGATCGCCGCCTTCGCCGCCGCGGGCGACCTCGAAGCGCTCGCCCATGCGAAGGTCGCGCACACCGGTGGTACCTCGCCCCTCGCGCTCGCGAACCGTGAGATCGGCGCGCTGCCCCCGCAGGCCAAGGCCGAGGCGGGCAAGCGGGTCGGCCAGGCGCGCGGCGCCGTGAACAAGGCGCTCACCGCCCGTCAGGCCGAACTGGAGGCCGAACGCGACACCCGGGTGCTGGTCGAGGAGGCGGTGGACGTCACCCTGCCCTACGACCGGGTCCCGGCGGGCGCCCGCCACCCCGTCACCACGCTCTCGGAGCGCATCGAGGACATCTTCGTCGCCATGGGCTACGAGGTCGCCGAGGGCCCCGAGGCCGAGGCCGAGTGGTTCAACTTCGACGCCCTGAACATCGGCCCCGACCACCCCGCGCGCGGCGAGGCCGACACCTTCTTCGTGACCGGCGACGGTGACGGCGAGGGCTCCGGGGTCGTCCTGCGCACCCACACCTCCCCGGTGCAGATCCGCTCGCTGCTCGGCCGTGAGCTGCCGGTGTACGTGATCTGCCCGGGCCGCGTCTACCGCACCGACGAGCTGGACGCCACCCACACCCCCGTCTTCCACCAGGTCGAGCTGCTCGCCGTCGACGAGGGCCTGACCATGGCCGACCTCAAGGGCACCCTGGACCACATGGTCCAGGAGCTGTTCGGCGGCGAGGGCATGAAGACCCGGCTCCGGCCGAACTTCTTCCCCTTCACCGAGCCGTCCGCCGAGATGGACATGGTCTGCTACGTCTGCCGCGGCGAGTCCGTCGGCAACCCCGACCGGCCCTGCCGCACCTGCTCCAGCGAGGGCTGGATCGAACTGGGCGGCTGCGGGATGGTCAACCCCAAGGTGCTCGTCGCCTGCGGCGTCGACCCCGAGAAGTACAGCGGATTCGCCTTCGGGTTCGGCATCGAACGGATGCTGATGTTCCGCCACAACGTCGAAGACATGCGAGACATGGTCGAGGGTGACATCCGGTTCACCCGGCCCTTCGGGATGGAGATCTGA
- a CDS encoding 3-hydroxybutyryl-CoA dehydrogenase: MADIARVGVVGCGQMGAGIAEVCARSGLEVKVAETTGEALELGRTRLVNSLSKAAERGKITEEERDAALARLSFTTDLGEFADRDLVIEAVVENEQVKTEIFQVLDQVVTRPDAILASNTSSIPLVKLAVATSRPDQVIGIHFFNPAPVQKLVELIPALTTSEETVKRSEALVEQVLEKHPIRAQDRSGFVVNALLIPYLLSAIRMFESGIASREDIDNGMELGCAHPMGPLKLADLIGLDTVASVADSMYFEFKEPLYAAPPLLQRMVDAGRLGRKTGSGFYPYD; the protein is encoded by the coding sequence ATGGCCGACATTGCACGCGTCGGAGTGGTGGGCTGTGGCCAGATGGGCGCGGGCATCGCGGAGGTATGCGCCCGCAGCGGCCTGGAGGTGAAGGTCGCCGAGACGACGGGGGAAGCGCTGGAACTCGGGCGCACCCGGCTCGTCAACTCCCTCTCGAAGGCCGCCGAACGAGGCAAGATCACGGAGGAGGAACGGGACGCGGCGCTGGCGCGGCTGAGCTTCACCACCGATCTCGGGGAGTTCGCGGACCGCGATCTGGTCATCGAGGCCGTCGTGGAGAACGAGCAGGTGAAGACCGAGATCTTCCAGGTCCTCGACCAGGTGGTGACCCGCCCGGACGCCATCCTGGCCTCCAACACCTCCTCCATTCCGCTGGTGAAGCTGGCGGTGGCGACCTCACGGCCCGACCAGGTCATCGGCATCCACTTCTTCAATCCGGCGCCGGTGCAGAAGCTGGTGGAGCTGATCCCGGCGCTGACCACCTCCGAGGAGACCGTGAAACGGTCGGAGGCGCTGGTGGAGCAGGTGCTGGAGAAGCATCCGATCCGGGCCCAGGACCGGTCGGGCTTTGTGGTGAACGCGCTGCTGATTCCGTATCTGCTCTCCGCGATCCGGATGTTCGAGTCGGGGATCGCCAGCCGTGAGGACATCGACAACGGCATGGAGCTGGGCTGTGCGCACCCGATGGGGCCGCTGAAGCTGGCGGATCTGATCGGCCTCGACACCGTCGCCTCGGTGGCCGATTCGATGTACTTCGAGTTCAAGGAGCCCCTGTACGCCGCGCCGCCGCTGCTCCAGCGGATGGTGGACGCGGGGCGTCTGGGCCGTAAGACGGGCTCGGGGTTCTATCCGTACGACTGA